In Equus przewalskii isolate Varuska chromosome 31, EquPr2, whole genome shotgun sequence, one genomic interval encodes:
- the LOC103567764 gene encoding ubiquitin-conjugating enzyme E2 L3 yields MAASRRLMKELEEIRKCGMKNFRNIQIDEANLLTWQGLIVPDNPPYDNGTFRIEINFPAEYPFKPPKITFKTKIYHPNIDEKGQVCLPVISAENWKPATKTDQVIRSLIALVNDPQPEHPLRADLAEEYSKDRKNFCKNAEEFTKK; encoded by the coding sequence ATGGCGGCCAGCAGGAGGCTGATGAAGGAGCTTGAAGAAATCCGCAAATGTGGAATGAAAAACTTCCGTAACATCCAGATTGATGAAGCTAATTTATTGACTTGGCAAGGGCTTATTGTTCCTGACAACCCTCCATATGACAATGGGACCTTCAGAATCGAAATCAACTTTCCGGCAGAGTACCCATTCAAACCACCGAAGATCACATTTAAAACAAAGATCTATCACCCGAACATTGATGAAAAGGGGCAGGTCTGTCTGCCGGTAATTAGTGCTGAAAACTGGAAGCCAGCAACCAAAACCGACCAAGTAATCCGGTCCCTCATAGCACTGGTGAACGACCCCCAGCCTGAGCACCCGCTTCGGGCTGACCTAGCTGAAGAATACTCTAAGGACCGTAAAAATTTCTGTAAGAACGCTGAAGAGTTTACAAAGAAATAA